CAGGCCGATGCCCAGGTAGAAGATCGCCGCACCGCGCAGGATGGTGTTGTCGCAGTCGAAGAACGCGGCGGCCCTCGGGTCGTCCGGGGCCGGCGTGTGGTCCTCCGCGGCAGCGGCGGCGGCCTCACCCGCCAGGGCCGACTGCTCGTTCGGAGAGCGCCGTACGTGGGAGAGCCTTCTGAGGGCGACCATGGCCCCGAGCATAACCAGGCCGCGTGACGGGCACTTGAACGCAGGCGCAAGGTCAGGGCACATGGTTCGGAAAGCAGGGGCTCGGGGAACTGCGACGCCGACCTCGTGCAAGGTGATCGCTGCGTGGGTGGTCAGGCACTTTCGCCTGTGACCCCGGCGCCAGATCTCCTCGCAGTTCCCCGAGCCCCTGGGCCGTAGACGGCTGAGCAGTTGCAGAATGGTGCGGTGAGCCCACTGTTGCGACGTGACACCAGCAAGAAGCCCGCCGAGCGGACGGTGACCCTGATCGGGAAGCCCGGCTGCCATCTGTGCGACGACGCCCGGGCGGTGATCGTGCGGGTGACCGGGGAGCTGGGGAGTGCCTTCGAGGAGCGGGACATCACCCAGGACGAGGAGCTGTACCGGAAGTACTGGGAGCAGATCCCGGTGACGTTGATCGACGGGAAGCAGCACGATTTCTGGCGGGTCGACGAACGGCGGCTGCGCGCGGCGCTCGGCGCCTGACGACACGGCAGCCCCTCCGTTCGGCGGGGGTGCTTCGCCAAATCGTTGTCTGCAAAAGTGAAGATCGGCTTAGGAAACGTCAATTGGTCGGCTTACGATCTAAAACGTTTCTGTCCGCCGGGGGCTGGATGACGGAGGAGAGCGTTCATGCTTCCCGGCCGACAACTTCCGCCCGCGTCGGGCGGTTTCGCCGTGGTCGATGTCGAGGCCACCGGCCGCAGTCCGTGGCGGCACCGGGTGGTCGAGGTCGCCGTGGTGCTGTTGGACGGTCAACTGCGGGCCGAGGGTGAGTTCTCCACCCTGATCGACCCGGTCGGGCCGGTCGGGCCGACCCATGTGCACCGGATCAGCCAGTCCGACGTGGTCGGTGCGCCGAGGTTCCGCGAGGTCGCCCCGACCCTGCTGGAGCTGCTGGCCGGTCGGGTGCTGGTCGGTCACCACGTCAGCTGCGACCAGGCGTTCCTGGAGCGCGAGTTCGCCCGGATCGGGGTGCCGCTGCCGCCGATACCGACGCTCTGCACGCTCCGGCTGGCCCGGGCCCACCTGGCCGAGGCCGGCGGGTACGGCCTGACGGCCTGCGTCGAGGCGGCCGGGCTCGGCTGGTACCCGGCGCACACCGCGCTCGGCGACGCCCGCGCCACCGCCGACCTGCTCCGGTACGTCACGGGGGCGCGCCCGGACTGGTCCCCGCCGCTGCGCGAGGCCGCCGGGCTGTCCTGGCCCCGACTGGGCCGGGCGCTGTCCCAGCGCCAGGCGGGCGCACTGCCGCTGATCCGCCGGGAGGCCCCGTTCGGGCCGTGGCCGCAGGGCGTCGAACCGCCGGCTCTGGTGCTCACCGCTCTGGGCGCCGAGCGATGAGTGGCGCACACTGTCGCAAGGGCGACCTGACATACGGCGTGATGCGCGTCACTGTGCCCGGACAAATCGGACACCATCTTTGTGCACACGTTCACAAACGCATAGCCTGGCTGCCAAAGCCCAGCTTCACCCACAGGAGCACCGTGGCAATCGGCCGATCCACCCAGAGCACTTCGCAGACGCCCGAGCCGGGCGCCGCGCGCCGACCCTCGCGTGCCCGGGGCATCCCGGAGGCGACCGTCGCCCGCCTTCCCCTCTACCTGAGGGCACTCACCGCGCTCTCCGAGCGCTCCGTACCCACCGTCTCATCCGAAGAACTGGCCACCGCGGCCGGGGTCAACTCGGCGAAGCTCCGCAAGGACTTCTCCTACCTCGGCTCCTACGGGACCCGTGGCGTCGGTTACGACGTGGAGTACCTGGTCTACCAGATCTCCCGCGAGCTGGGCCTGACCCAGGACTGGCCCGTGGTCATCGTCGGAATCGGTAACCTCGGCCACGCGCTCGCCAACTACGGCGGCTTCGCCTCCCGCGGTTTCCGGGTCGCCGCCCTGCTGGACGCCGACCCGACCGTGGTCGGCAACAGCGCCGCCGGTCTCCCGGTGCGGCACATGGACGAGTTGGAGGCGATCGTGGAGAGCCAGCACGTCTCCATCGGCGTCATCACCACCCCGCCCGGTGCCGCCCAGCAGGTCTGCGACCGCCTGGTCGAGGCCGGGGTGACCAGCATCCTGAACTTCGCCCCGACCGTGCTGACCGTCCCGGACGGCGTGGACGTGCGCAAGGTGGACCTCTCGATAGAGCTCCAGATCCTCGCCTTCCACGAGCAGCGCAAGGCCGGCGAGGAGTCCGGCCAGGGCGACTCGATGCTCGACCGCGCCCCCGGCCCGGTCCGGGCCGCCGCCGCCAAGCTCCGCCGCGCGGCCGGTGCCAAGGCCGAGCCGGTCAAGGGCAAGCCCGCCAAGGGCACCGAGGGCGACCTCTCCGCGGTGATGCCCGCGTGAGCCGCCAGCAGATCCGCAACTCCAGGGGGCGGGCA
This genomic interval from Kitasatospora gansuensis contains the following:
- a CDS encoding glutaredoxin family protein, which produces MSPLLRRDTSKKPAERTVTLIGKPGCHLCDDARAVIVRVTGELGSAFEERDITQDEELYRKYWEQIPVTLIDGKQHDFWRVDERRLRAALGA
- a CDS encoding 3'-5' exonuclease → MLPGRQLPPASGGFAVVDVEATGRSPWRHRVVEVAVVLLDGQLRAEGEFSTLIDPVGPVGPTHVHRISQSDVVGAPRFREVAPTLLELLAGRVLVGHHVSCDQAFLEREFARIGVPLPPIPTLCTLRLARAHLAEAGGYGLTACVEAAGLGWYPAHTALGDARATADLLRYVTGARPDWSPPLREAAGLSWPRLGRALSQRQAGALPLIRREAPFGPWPQGVEPPALVLTALGAER
- a CDS encoding redox-sensing transcriptional repressor Rex — its product is MAIGRSTQSTSQTPEPGAARRPSRARGIPEATVARLPLYLRALTALSERSVPTVSSEELATAAGVNSAKLRKDFSYLGSYGTRGVGYDVEYLVYQISRELGLTQDWPVVIVGIGNLGHALANYGGFASRGFRVAALLDADPTVVGNSAAGLPVRHMDELEAIVESQHVSIGVITTPPGAAQQVCDRLVEAGVTSILNFAPTVLTVPDGVDVRKVDLSIELQILAFHEQRKAGEESGQGDSMLDRAPGPVRAAAAKLRRAAGAKAEPVKGKPAKGTEGDLSAVMPA